The genomic window CATATTATTGGTATTTCTATCATtaacaatcaatattttattgataaaagcTAAAATTCTTATAAATTGAAATGATTTGAGAATTCATTAATTTCTTTCAACAAACACAATAGTTTTATTCTTTATCATTCATCTTTTCCATAATTTTATTAGATACATTTTCAATGATAAAAGCTTGTTCATGGCTTCATATATTACTGGATATGACCAAGGTTGTTTCTCAAAATTTATGAGATTGCATATAATTTAATGATGGCTGTCATGGCCTTGATCATATTGCTTTACTTTTGTTTTCCATATGGAGCTTAATTAGAAAGTGTTGTGCTGTAACCATACTTAAATATGGTAGAGTCATGGAAGGACTCAAATTTAAACATGAACATACAAGTTAAGTGTGTTGAATGGTCAAAGGtcttattataattaatattctGCAGTATTGTGTCATTGAAGTtaaagtcaaaataaaaaatttaaatattcaaCTGAGCATCCTAATGAaaaatttggtgaaaatttAAGACCATATTAtatggtcaaggtcacaaacttttttgtttttattttattatcattgaataattttaaattcattttaaccATCAAGAAATTCAATTTTCCAAAATTCTTCTTAATAACTAACTCcataatatatctaattaaagTAACAGTATTTAGGTAGTGGTATAATCAAATATTTGACCTACTTTATAAAATTTATACATGCTTAATgtttataatcttcaaacaacatTCATTCAATACCCATAAGATGATACACAATATTTAATTTAGCATGGTGGGATACAACATAGATATACATCAGTTTGTTCCAATGAATAACCTTAACCTTAATTTTAACTAATAAggtcaaataaataaaaagggaAACTGTTaaatctacaatgtacattataattgtatacatgtagttaaattAGCTGAGTAGAATTTACAACAGCATATTTTCTCAATTTCAAAAGTCGGACACCACATAcaggaataataataataatcattatatagATACTTTCAATCTTTCCACAGTTAGAAAATGAAACTCAGAAGTTATTAccatgtcttaaaagtatgactAATTTTACAGAATGATACGCAGTATGAAAACAGTACCAGTATTGTAATTACCTTGTTTCATATAAATCATTTCTATTTGTTTGTGCTATGTATACTTAATACATGCATTTCACCcaaatttattatcaatatgaAGAAACTAGTGGATATCCACAATTATCAATTATGGGCGATGGATGTATGGTGGTACAACATCCACAAGTTGTTTGGATAGAGTGTAGGGAGGTGCACTCCACGTCATCATCCGGTCTCATGTATATACATGCTGAAAAACAGCCTCAGTGGTGTTCCTTACCCCATCTGTCTGATGGCCTGGTTATGGTGGAAAAGTTGAAATAAACAATATGTACCACTTACTTTGATTAGTCAACAGTGCCAGTACCAAGAGCAGCTTTACATCAACTGTTCCCCACAAAGTCATCATCATAGATACTAAATTCTATCTACACACTGTGGAAATTCAGCCAGCGAGACTATATGTATGACCCCAAAGTCCACACATTCCGAGAGCAAAGTTCAAAATATACTACAAGTACAGAGCTGTCATTATATCACTGGTTGGTTCATTGATGAAGGGCTTATGCATCTAATGCCACGTATAATCTAACTCGTCAACCCTTATCGGGGTTTATACACCTCTTTCTGTTTTGACAAGAGATAATGGCTGGACATCGGGCTATACCCTGTAGCCTAACCAGATTTAGCGATGAACCAGCATGCTGGGCACTCGCGTAAGGGGTTGATAAGGCCATTATAAAATAGCAAACTTAGGGGGATTGTTAGACATAAGCTTATTGTAgagtagatatataaataatgtctgCATCAACAGCGTTATAAGAAAAGGTCACACGTTATCAGATTACCAGTAACCATAATTAGTAGGACCGTGtgttaaaattaccagccagcTCCCAGCTTCAGTTTCTTAGCAGACGAATTTTTCTATTGCAGTCACGCGAGATCTCGCGTTAACCAATATGTCAGCGCCCATTTGAACGTGATCCGTGAGCACCTCAGCTCGTCTACTGGCAAACCCTTTGCAGAATGGTCCTTTGGAAAGTATAAGAGCTCTCAGAAATATCGATAGTGTACTTGAATTTTAATAACACACATTTAGCAATATTTCCGTTGTGTCAAGATATGGATTTATCTAAGGAAACTAGTGAAGGACACGATATCGGCGAGTctgttttaaaaaatgaaagtaCGGACGTTGCCGGTAGTTCGACAGctaatgaaaatgaaagtacGGGTGTTGCCGTTAGTTCGACACCTAATGACAATGAAAGTACGGACGTTGCCGGTGGTTCGACAGCTAATGACAATGAAAGTACGGACGTTGCCGGTAGTTCGACACCTAATGCAACAGACGAAGCTTCTACCGAAACCCAACAGCTATCGAAAAGGCAGCTGCGTAAACTTAAAAAACACGAGAATTGGTTGAAATATAAACCCATCAAAAGGTACCATTTAAACTACTACTCATGAATATAGTATAGACCTACATGGTGACCGGCTTATCCGAATGCTTAATAGTCGGAAGGCCCGATAGTCCGATGGCCCAATAATCCGAATTCGGAGTATAAGAGTGTCACCATAGCTATAGTATGTGTACTTATTCGTAAGTTACttatgattaaaaaatatttatccaGTACATGTATGGAGACCGTTGAATTGTGCAATGTAAGCccttttgatgattttaatgtaaatatactatAGATATTACTGCATATTTTCTTAACAATCTTTATCATGACCCAATTAAAGTTATATAGCTTTTATGTTATTATGTAATATCTGTTATATAACTGATATAACCGATACATGATTGATTCAGGAATAAAATTAGGATTACAATATTAATGTATGTTAAACTAGTACTGCTCTGCAATTGATTTTAAGAATAAAAGATAAAGAGAAGAAGAAACAAAGACGCATAGAAGCAAAGGAAAGAGGAGAACCTATCCCTAGTCGAAAAAAGCTGAAGCTGAACACCATGGCCAAATCGGAGTGCCGTGTGTCTGTGGCTATTGATTGTTCCTTTGACCAATACATGCAGGAGAGGGTATGACATATTATTGGAACCTATTTGGGTTTTTAATACTGAATCATTATTTGCGCATCACTGTTCATGGTGTCTTACATTATATAAGCACCTCATTTGCAACACTAATTTTTCCTTGCCTTTATTTCCCtgtttacaatgttatacatactCAATAAGCATCTAAATTGAAAGTAAACATTGGCGATGGCCCTTTCAGGTTACTCCCACATTTAGTAAGGTAAACAACTTTAACACAGTGTCAATATTTCACCCGAAAAGTCTGATGCATCTGATTGAGTTGAATGATTTCCTTCAAAAACGTTGATTTATTGTCTGGTAAAGGCCCAACTATGGCTTTTTGGTTTTATGATAAAACTTTTCCCCTATTTGTCGCAGAAATCATTCAGGTACACAGCAAAATCtacatattaaaatgaattaatttcatATGCAAAAAATCTCATTTCAAGTTGGAAAGTGGATATACAGGGTTGCACTTTTGGAAAAATTGTAAtcaatgttaatgttcatatcccaatattggaactcttcagtgtttatAGTGGCGAAAATCTATTATTTGGAGAGATGATTTTCAAAGACATACTGTATTATGTAGAGCGTTTTCAGTTATACACACACATTGGTAGATTAAATATTGCATTAAAACCATTGTTGCAATGACAGTCGATCCTGGCTTTGATCCAAAATGTGGTgagaaagtgaaagtacaaCTTTTTATGAGTTTCTTGCCATTTTTCGTGAAACACTATTCATAGCTGGTATTATTGGATGTTGCTCTACTATATCTCATcaattcaaaaatcaaaaactaacaaaaatactaaaaaaTACTAAATGCAGtcttcgtgtcaggcagtgcagagCGCAGACACAACATCGGAACCTGTAAATAATGTGACATCATCAGAATGTTGAAGTTGCAACAAAGTACAACAATGTttatttacatgaatacactaattaGCAACGGAATGGGGCGCAACATTCACCCACATGTGTGGGGAAAATTCTCCAAAATTATTGATCAATGGGAAAATGAATtattagatacatgtagtacCAATACCAATGAAGTTTCATCTAGATAAGTGTAAATATATGCTTTTGCCATGATCCACTGCTCTTTCCATTACTAATTTACTTGGATGAGAAGTTATTTGGccctatatttatatatctagaCTCTAGCTTGTGTGCATTTGCAAAAAGTCCCAACAAAATAAGCAGTTATTGGAAGGTATTCATTAAGCTTTATTTTACATGTCTAAAAGATGCATGAATGCTTGATATTGAGTAGTGAAAACATACATACAGTCTGTTTAATTTAAGTAGTGAAAGCTAACACATAACGGAAGTCTGTGTAATTTAAGTAGTGAAAGCTAACACATAATGGAAGTCTGTGTAATTTAAGCAGTGAAAGCTAACACATAATGTAAGTCTGTGTAATTTAAGTAGTGAAAGCTAACACATAATGGAAGTCTGTGTAATTTAAGTAGTGAAAGCTAACACATAATGGAAGTCTGTGTAATTTAAGTAGTGAAAGCTAACACTTAACAGAAGTCTGTGTAATTTAAGCAGTGAAAGCTAACACATAATGTAAGTCTGTGTAATTTAAGCAGTGAAAGCTAACACATAACAGAAGTCTGTGTAATTTAAGCAGTGAAAgctaacacaaaacaaaagtCTGTAATTTAAGTAATGAAAGCTAACACATAATGGAAGTCTGTGTAATTTAAGTAGTGAAAGCTAACACATAATGGAAGTCTGTGTAATTTAAGTAATGAAAGCTAACACATAACGGAAGTCTGTGTAATTTAAGTAGTGAAAGCTAACACTTAACAGAAGTCTGTGTAATTTAAGCAGTGAAAGCTAACACTTGACAGAAGTCTGTGTAATTTAAGCAGTGAAAGCTAACACATAATGGAAGTCTGTGTAATTTAAGTAGTGAAAGCTAACACATAACAGAAGTCTGTGTTTTTAAGCAGTGAAAGCTAACACATAATGTAAGTCTGTGTAATTTAAGTAGTGAAAGCTAACACATAATGTAAGTCTGTGTAATTTAAGTAGTGAAAGCTAACACATAACAGAAGTCTGTGTAATTTAAGTAGTGAAAGCTAACATATAATGTAAGTCTGTGTAATTTAAGTAGTGAAAGCTAACATATAACAGAAGTCTGTGTAATTTAAGTAGTGAAAGCTAACACATAATGGAAGTCTGTGTAATTTAAGTAGTGAAAGCTAACACATAACGGAAGtctgtgtaatttattttttagtAAGTAGTGAAAGCTAACACATAGTCTGTTAATTAAGATAATATGATCATGATATCTATGTTGACAGGACATTCTTAAACTGGGAAAACAAATCCGATGGTGCTATTCCACCAACAGGAGGTCTGCCAATCCTGTTCAGCTCCATGTTGTTGGTATCAATGGCCAGATCAAGGATCGACTGGATGGGGTAGGGGACTACAAAAATTGGGATGTAAGTAGTGTTGTGTATTAAAGATTGACAAAGTCAAATACATTATAGcgattatatacatgtatatagataaccaATAagtttaatatatgtatatatttttcaattgtgTCCTCCATCACTCTCAAATTCCCCTTTTGAAATAAACTAAACTTATTTCTTGGATAATCCTAAACAAAGGTTTTGCAATTAATGTAATTTTCCATATTGTAGTACCCAAAATTGAaatgtatgtggtataccagcatTTTAAGGTGTTTAAATTTCGAAGAAAATGTGAAGAAAGTTTTTCTGTTCATCAGATTCATAGCTCAGAGAAGGGGTATGAGGAACTGTTTGACCAAGACTCAATAGTTTATCTGTCTAGTGATTCTCCAAACATTCTCACAGACCTTGAACCAGATAAAGTCTACATCATTGGAGGACTTGTGGATCATAACCACCACAAGGTAAGCATGTATGAATATCCCTAAATGTCTTTATTGTAGTAAGTTGTTTAGATATAATACCTTTTCTTTACTCTCAGCAGTTGATACCTGTTCAGTCAATATTAACCTATattagattatctcccctaacTCTCTGTAGTTACCTGTATGGATAAATTATCTCGCCTAAAAGTCAGTAGTTACCTGTATTGATAAATTTTTAACGCTTAATTTTGGTAGAGACTTGTATGGCGAGATTACCTCCTCTAAATGTCAGTACATATGTAgttatctgtatacatatatagattatctcccctaaaTGGCTGTAGTTACCTGTATggatagattatctccccttaataTCAGTTGTTACCTGTATGGATAAATTGTCTTGCCTAAATGTCAGTAGTTACCTGTGTGGgtaaattatctcccctaaGTGTCAGTTGTTACCTGTATAGATAGATGATCTCCCCTAAATATCAGGAATTACCTGTATGgttagattatctcccttaaatgTCTGTAGTTTCCTGTATggatagattatctcccctaaaTATCAGGAATTACCTGTATggatagattatctcccctagatgACTgtagttacctgtacctgtgaTAATTTATCACCTCTAAATATAGGGAATCACCTGTATACATGGATCATGACACCTAATTGTCTGCTGGTTCTTTACAAGTAGACTCCTCCTTATTGTCCATAGGTACAGATAGGTTATATTTTCTCTTTACTGTTCCTATTTTTGTCTACAGATAGATTAACTTCCACCAGTTTTCTGAAGATGACAGTATAGACAATACCATTCTAGCTGTCCAAAGTTACCTTTAAAactggattatctccccttgatgTGTCTTGTtacttgtacatgtagttttatcACCTCCCCTACCTGTGTTTAGTTACCTAAACTTGGTAAAATTTGATTTATGTGGATACATTTTGTCAGAAAATTACTTGATTTTAATAACAACTATCAAGTCTTCATCTGTGCATCCCATCATAGTCTTACACCTTTTGCTCCATTTTACCAGGGCCTTTGCCACCAGATTGCAGTAGAGAAAGGTTTGGCACATGCACAGCTTCCAATATCAGAATACATACAACTTAAGTCACGCAAAGTACTCACCATAAATCATGGTAAGTTGTTTGTTTTGCTCCAATATCCTGATTGACTATATGTGTAGAAGCAGATTGCATATGCTTCACTATAACAAGATGTATGTTATGGTTAGAATATGAAAACtcaaaagattttatttttaattattgagGATGGAATTTGAGGATAAAAATTCAAAGATTTGATGTGGAATGGTTTAGGTTGGAGTTTGAGGATGAAAACTCCAAAGATTAGATGTGGAATGGTTGAGGTTGCAGTTTGAGGATAAAAACTCCAAAAATTTGATATTGAATGGTTGAGGTTAGAGTTCAAAAGCCCTTCCCTtctttaataatgataataaaaaaatcattagtgaatatatattatcaaatattgttGTACAGTTCTGAAAATATACCATAAACTAGATCTTTATTTCTTGAACATCAATgcaaaaataaaacttcaatattctttcattttcagtttttgaaattCTACTGAGTTATACAGAAACAAAAGACTGGCAAAAAGCATTTTACACCGTATTACCACAGAGAAAGGGAGTCGAACTGAAAGACTTATCTGATCCGGGACAGAAGGAATCTCTAAGTGATGACACAAGTGACAATGAGGAATCCGATCAGGAACTGTCTATTGGTGACCAGATAAATAGTGGCTGTTATAGCATGGGTACCCAAGGTCAAGGAGATACCTCTGAAGGTCATCACACGACAGAAAGGACAGATAGTGATCACACATCGTTTCATTCTGACAATAGTGCAGGAGAAAAACAAATAACTTGATTGATACTTGTACAGTAATTATTGTGAATGTAAAGATGATTAACTCCATGACGGAAGGGCACATTAAAGTACCATAAATCAAAAAGttaatttttaagtttttttatccTCCTCTGAACAGGTTTGTGTTGATTCTTAAATAGCTGGGTTTATTAAACTTACATGTTTACCAGAAAGAATGGTTTACTTACAGGGCTCAAGACTAGCATTGGTCCTGTGGCCTTGGACCACCAAAGTATTGGAAGGACCACCGAGATGGTCCAGGCTGGTGGTCCATCAGGCCGACTAATGAAATTTAATACTTCTGACAAATCTACTTGTTTCAAGTTGTTTTCAAAGCAGCTCTCAATTGGATTGTACTGGTATTAATGAAAAATGAATCATTTTAAGAAAGGAAAAGTCTTTCCCAATTTAAACCATTTTTCTTTCATATCGAAAAGATTGACTTTGGATTTCAATCAGTTAGATGCTAAAGATAATATTAAGCAAAACTCCCATATGCTATTTATAGATTTGTCATTATTACGATTGAGTCACTTTTCAATCAAATTCTAggaaatgaaacttttttttagCTACATCAAGCTGAAAAACATTTAgatgttttgatataattagtTTATCAGTTACATAACCTTAACAATATTCAATAGTCAATACCAAGTCTAAAAATGGtgatttaaaaatgattttgtaaaattcattatattaattatattttgactTTTACTTTGTACCTGAATTAAAAAGtaacaacatattttattgatatttctcgTATCTTGAAAGGACCACTTGAAATTGAGAAGGACCACCCTGAAAATAATATCTAGTGGTCCTGCTTGATACATCAGCTGTTTTTGTTTCCAGCAAAAGGTGTTAAGATTTGGGTGGGTGACAACTGAACTACttacagaaatataaatttttCTTTGGGCATAATGCACAATTTTTACAGACTTCTTTTGGTCTAAAAATCTGGTAGAGAAATTGTGTCATTACAGGCAGGTGTGATGACattgtagacaggtgtgtggtgtgtggtgaCATAGACAGGTATATGATGTGTGGtgacattatagacaggtgtgtggtgtgtgatgACATAGACaggtatgtgatgtgtggtgacatagacaggtgtgtgatgtgtggtgacattatagacaggtgtgtggtgtgtggtgacattatagacaggtgtgtggtgtgtgatgacattatagacaggtgtgtggtgtgtgatgACATAGACAGGTATATGATGTGTGGtgacattatagacaggtatatgaTGTGTGGtgacattatagacaggtgtgtggtgtgtggtgtgtggtgaCATAGACAGGTATGTCATTTGTGGTGACATTATAGataggtatgtgatgtgtggtgacattatagacaggtgggtGATGTGTGGtgacattatagacaggtgggtGATGTGTGGtgacattatagacaggtgggtGATGTGTGGTGACATAGACaggtatgtgatgtgtggtgACATAGACAggtgtatgatgtgtggtgacattatagacaggtgtgtggtgatattatagacaggtatatgaTGTGTGGTGACATAGACaggtatgtgatgtgtggtgACATAGACAggtgtatgatgtgtggtgacattatagacaggtgggtGATGTGTGGTGACATAGACAGGTGTGTGGtgacattatagacaggtgtgtgatgtgtggtgacatagacaggtgtgtggtgtgtggtgacattatagacaggtatatgaTGTGTGGtgacattatagacaggtgtatgatgtgtggtgacattatagacaggtgtgtggtgatattatagacaggtatatgaTGTGTGGTGACATAGACAGGTATATGATGTGTGATGACATAGAAGTGTACCATGTGAGATGACATTTTGGAACGGGTAATATATGTAATGACAATATCTAGGTGTGTGATGACATTATGAGACAGACCTATGTCATTAAGTGTGGTTTTTCATGTCGACAAGTATGTGTTTATTTAGACAATGATTTACAGGTGCTTAAAGCGATATGTGTAAGAACAAAAATGTAGTAGCCATTTCATAAATTTTAATTTGGGTTGCAACAATCTTTTTCATTGGTAGATCTCCAGTTTTGACAACATGACACTAAGGCGATTTTTGCTGCAATCTTCTATCTTACATAAACATTGTTGATAttaacatgttgtttttgtcatgtaAAGGAACAGCATTCTTGGAATTGAGATTGAAATATGGGTTTCTTTTAAGCGAAAGTGCAGAAATTTGAATCGGCCTGTGTTGGTCAACATCAAAATCATTGCACAAGGAGAACAAAATACTCCTACTATTTCAATTGTGACAcatttttctataatttttttcctttatttgtttcaaatataaaaatataaagatcAAATAAGAACATGAATTTATCTTTTGATGTATATAGGCCATAAACCAAAGTGCACTCTTTACACAAACTGCTTTGAAGTTTATCCAGAGTGGACTTCAGTttttggtttatacatttagTCCAGTCAATTTCCTCAAAATATAGCCCAAAGTGGGACGTCATAATTTGCAACAGaatttataatcataaaataaatttgaagttCATATTCACAAAACTCCATAATTTTATTAaagattttatttgaaattatgtattatatttaatgAGATTTTCAGCTCAAACTTTTCATATTATTCATGCAAACACATGTTGCGTAATTTTAATGGGAAATTATTCAATATTGACTTCAATCAGCCCAACTGCAGGCCAAATTGAAAGCCTAGTAAATTTCATTGCATGAAAGCAAAACCTTTAAGAAATTAAATACATGCCATATTTTTAAGCAAGTATTgttattaattatcattatgattTTTCTGTCTTAAAGATGCAGTAAAAGCCAATAGCACTTGAAGGCTTTTAGCAATATTCATAGGACATGCagtatttctgtgatttttttctttttcttttttcctctAATCTGTATTATACATGGACTGATCTTGCAATATAACCATTCACCCCATGTCAAGTATTATCCAAGAATTAAAAATTACATATTAAAGTTGGTCCAGTAAGtaattatgattattttatttatcccAATATAGATTCTATGTAGGGCAGCAAAAAAGCATTTTCCCAATGATCGATTTTGGTTGACGATTATTCTGTTACAACATACACACtgataattacaaaaacaaaaaacaaaacaaaaagcacaaaaaataaattttgtttcatttatgTTCCAGTTGAACCCAAAATTGATTAGATCATTAGAAATATCTGAAagtatgtactgtactgtaactgtAAAGTACTGTTATGTACTTAagtataaattataaataaaaagaagTTGAATCATACAGTTCTTCTGAAAAGGAAAAAAGAGAAACATTTTGCCACTAAATTATCCGAAAATATGCATCCGttctttgtttttaattttagtaACCCGATCACAATGCGTGTTATACGTCATCAATAATTGTGTATTTCTATTGATGCTGAAGAAGATAATACTGTACGGGTGGTTTCCCTTGGTTTGAGAAAAACcggtgtacctaatgagtgaccagggagtgtccagggacattttgcacgcccaggaattcgttaatgaagattttttaataattttttctgtaacatacttatgagaccattatctaacaccatgcacaatttcacttcgatcgaaTGATTACATAATATGGAAATGCACCTCtgaagttgcagtgcagcgtgcactcgggtgtcgggcgcgcccaggaattcgttaatgaagattttttaattttttttctgtaacatattaataacatcattatctaacaccatgcaaatttcacttcgatcgaaATGCATTTgctaattttaaaattttcataactTAACGGCGAAATTAAAAACCCTAAAAATTTTATTGCtggaaaaacaaaaattcagattttttaagcaagtattttatttttttttattttcttttaaaatcaaaaaaataCCTTACTTTTAgaaaaattttttcaaaaatcagaggtgttttttttctttttccttaaTTTTAAAACGGGTTTACTGAAAAATTTCCCCTGTAATTTACCGTTTCTTGGGgccaaaaattgaaaattttaaccCCCCAAAAGAAAGGGGGccgttttaattcattttttaattttcttttaaaacatacaattaattaaaaaacaaaaaaaaaaacaaaagcaaaaaataaaattttttattttttattgaacCAAAAAAGttagggaaaaaaaatttttatttttaaattgtcggaaatttattttaaaaatggtTAAACCAAATTTTTCGGGAAAAAAGGCGCCCACTTTCCAAAAAATTaccgtttttgttttttttaaaccccaaaTCCCCGGGGTTTTAAGAATAAAATTTTTTtcagatgtaaaaaaaaattattttcccAGGTTAAAAAAATTCCTTAGTCAGGGGGGCCCGGGGAATTTAGAAAACgttaataaattttttttttcgaaactttgagtttttaaaatacaatttttgaCAATATAAATAGGGAAATGCACCCGGTTTGCATCGGGTGCACCCGGGTGTCGGGGGCCCcccaaaacaaaaattttttttttttttctgaaacctttAACCccttttcaaaaataaaaatttagaaaaatatttaaaaaaccCGGGaatcaaaatgaattttaagGGGGATTTGAGGGGGGGGCTTTATTTCCCCCAAACCggattaaattttttttttttttgggctAAGATTATTTACAACCGTAAATTTCCTGGTGCGCcataaataaatttgattttcaaaaaagTTAATAACCTGTAAGGGGGTAATGAAACAAACCAAGCCAGGgtctttttaaattttccccaaatttttcggaaatttgaatttttaaaatgttgaaaattttGTAGGGATTGcaaattttttcaaaaacgGCAGAATTTGTTTAAACCCTGGGGGCCAACCAATTTTAAAAGAGGaacttaatttatattttttaattttttcgtaaaaaatcctttaaatctaAAAATTTCATTCGAAAagaggaaaatatttttttaaatttaaattttaggTTAAGGGGAATCCCTTATTACGGTCTTGGCAATTTTTCCCCGGGGTTTTTCCCCGGGGAAACcttaatttattttctttaattttttggaaaataaGATTTTGTTTCTAAAACGCAAAATTTCACTTAtcacaggtttttttttttttaacgaacCACCAACCTCCCAAAACCAAACTCCCGGATCACAAAATTTttaatgggccccgccccccCGGGGGCCTTAATTGATTGGTTTAAAAGACCgggtaaaacaaaaaaaaaatttccccaaaaaatttaatttacacTTTTCC from Pecten maximus chromosome 1, xPecMax1.1, whole genome shotgun sequence includes these protein-coding regions:
- the LOC117326776 gene encoding tRNA methyltransferase 10 homolog A-like — its product is MDLSKETSEGHDIGESVLKNESTDVAGSSTANENESTGVAVSSTPNDNESTDVAGGSTANDNESTDVAGSSTPNATDEASTETQQLSKRQLRKLKKHENWLKYKPIKRIKDKEKKKQRRIEAKERGEPIPSRKKLKLNTMAKSECRVSVAIDCSFDQYMQERDILKLGKQIRWCYSTNRRSANPVQLHVVGINGQIKDRLDGVGDYKNWDIHSSEKGYEELFDQDSIVYLSSDSPNILTDLEPDKVYIIGGLVDHNHHKGLCHQIAVEKGLAHAQLPISEYIQLKSRKVLTINHVFEILLSYTETKDWQKAFYTVLPQRKGVELKDLSDPGQKESLSDDTSDNEESDQELSIGDQINSGCYSMGTQGQGDTSEGHHTTERTDSDHTSFHSDNSAGEKQIT